From Fusarium musae strain F31 chromosome 8, whole genome shotgun sequence:
CATCTCTCTTAGAAAGCCTTCTCCAGAACTTCAGGACCCACAGACTGCAGAAGCATGTCCAGCGTAGCCTGCCATGAAGGTTCCATGAACTTCGACATGATCGTCACTCTCTTCGCCGCCTTGTCAAcgccctccttctctttcataACATCCGCCctctcagcatcaagctGCCCAAGTCTCTTAGTGACAAGTGCAATCTCATGATCGGTCTTGTATATTCCAGCAATACTCTTGTCGAGCTGGCTTTTGACAATAACATATACCTCCTTGTGCTCGAGAATAGTCTGTTTCCGCTTGTTAATAAAGGTGCGAAGCTCAGCATCACTGGGGTTCTGCTGGTAAACTTCCTCAAGACCTCTGAGCGTTGTGTTTTCGTTGGCTGTGGATTTCTCAACGTCTTTGAGCGCGTCTTGGGCTTTCTTTTGATCGTTTGTGTAATCATTCTTTTTCTGGAAAAGGCTGCTTTGGACAGCAGAGAGCTTGCGTTGCTCGTCGTCGATTTCGGCTAATAGATCTTCAAACTTATGCAGAACAGGCTTTATGGCATCGGAAGCATTTTTCAAGCTTTCTTTGAACTCGTCCCCAGAGGGCTATACATGGTCAGattaaaaatcttataagGGGAGGTTCTTACCAAGACTGCATCCCAATTGATTGCTCTAGACACTTGCGACTGATGGTGCGGTCGAGCGTTAGATGACCTTTGTCTCTTTGCTCCAGTTCGTGAGGTGTTCGATGGAGTATTACTCGTATATGATGCTATTGGAGATGATTCAGCCGGGCGCTTATTGCCCCGAGATGTAGCCAAGTGATGAGGCGTCGATTGCTGACTGCCTGTCAATTGGTTGTAAGCCTCGGGAGGAGCCACATGATTATGTGCCGCCGCtggttgctgctgaggagtcAGAGAGGTAGCACTGGTGCGGGGCGACGCCAATGGCTGAGAGCTGGCTTGCGTGCGGGGAGTCGCGGAGCCCTGAGAATTTGAAGCGGAGGTTGGAGCGGATGGCTGGCTATTGGATCGTTGAAGTTGCGTTGCACTTTTAGTACCAGGGATTGGAGGAAGAGGTACTGCTGTATGCGATTGTGGGCGAGGTTTGACAACATTTTGCGTTGTGTTTGCTGGAGAGGCTGTTGGTGTaggctgttgaggagggtGCATGAGGCCCTGACACATTACAAATTTGAGCGCTGGAACTTGAGAGCTTGGTatttgttgttgagagctCGGTGGACTTCTGACAGCGAGAGTCGCAGATGTGTACTCCGCTGAGCCCGTGCTTTGTTGAACGGAGCTCCTGGGCGTATCTGAAACCAATCGAGATGGCTGTTGGATACTGCGCCGCGGACGGCTTGAGACTGCTGACACAGAGTTGGGCGTTGATGTTTCGTGATCAGGTGCAGATTGGCTGTTAACCTCGACAGGCTCTGGACTGTCGTTCGGCACgaagccatcaccatctGGATCTACCACTGTTTCCTCATCTGACTCGTCGATCTCGACGATTTCTTTGGCTGGTGAGCGGCGTTTTTCTCGAGGGggagtctttttctt
This genomic window contains:
- a CDS encoding hypothetical protein (EggNog:ENOG41), giving the protein MWPNELCKGFVPDMWGIRLIEGLSALVSLVVSNRVDLEDVRRRLKGHANHHPRTKYPQLRKSDILKVRKWLRGMGIDTKHTNPNESAPVNEQSDDEMGDSDATDAESEPVDEIVALGLPDDQMEVDTDEEEDEDEDADETEERVEEPGQVQEGEAEEQGEEEEEEAEEEEEQEVEELEDENDFDWAAPKRQSSKKKTPPREKRRSPAKEIVEIDESDEETVVDPDGDGFVPNDSPEPVEVNSQSAPDHETSTPNSVSAVSSRPRRSIQQPSRLVSDTPRSSVQQSTGSAEYTSATLAVRSPPSSQQQIPSSQVPALKFVMCQGLMHPPQQPTPTASPANTTQNVVKPRPQSHTAVPLPPIPGTKSATQLQRSNSQPSAPTSASNSQGSATPRTQASSQPLASPRTSATSLTPQQQPAAAHNHVAPPEAYNQLTGSQQSTPHHLATSRGNKRPAESSPIASYTSNTPSNTSRTGAKRQRSSNARPHHQSQVSRAINWDAVLPSGDEFKESLKNASDAIKPVLHKFEDLLAEIDDEQRKLSAVQSSLFQKKNDYTNDQKKAQDALKDVEKSTANENTTLRGLEEVYQQNPSDAELRTFINKRKQTILEHKEVYVIVKSQLDKSIAGIYKTDHEIALVTKRLGQLDAERADVMKEKEGVDKAAKRVTIMSKFMEPSWQATLDMLLQSVGPEVLEKAF